The proteins below are encoded in one region of Sphingobacterium sp. R2:
- a CDS encoding AAA domain-containing protein — MHNSNIFSQKEAIYIDGKDKTSDIQSYSFVGEKCIVAFKSSNKKYTYNKDKVQIIKSALQSKKAQTTFKYLKAIADAVGLKSDEGKNILSDSYDRISFIPEYAILSYYLNETQPADCFPSSPIEIFPFGFNLSQKEAVNNAFANPLSIIEGPPGTGKTQTILNIIANAIMRGQSVAVVSSNNSATKNVYEKLHKNGLSFIAALLGSNQNKREFIESQSDIPDLSKFQLNDKVFTQLKQQNSELLLQLTEKLAQKNELATLKLLVENIKTEQQHFLNAVKSIADFKLNRNLSSDRLLALWNSVSDQEHTGKQFNWWKKLIYRFRYRIKDKGFYTLSRWDMIRIAQSAYYRTKIAELASRIGSLEKDLHNFSFDAKMREYTGIAMRLFKNVLYNRYQHKDRPIYQEADLRGKSTSFIEDYPVIMSTTYSLRRCLAEHTTYDYVIIDESSQVDLATGALALSCAKRAVIVGDLKQLPNVVDATIAQKTDAIFHAFKLSEPYHYAKNSLLASITQLFPDVHKTLLKEHYRCHPKIIEFCNRKFYNEQLIILSEPTSEREPLLVYRTVAGNHARARMNQRQIDVILQEIIPLQQLASVDLGIVTPYRNQTNALQGTFAGTEIIADTVDKFQGRENDVIILSTVDNEISEFTDNPNRLNVAISRAKDQLILLVHGNDAENESNIADLIRYIEYNNFTIIQSKLHSIFDYLYKGYEEKRQRILSQKRIKSVFDSENLMYTLVRSVISDDRFSKYDVLLHFPLRSLIDDYSLMTPAEAKYAGHHMTHLDFLIYNKLGKNPVLAIEVDGYAYHAVEGKQSERDAMKDAILEKYGLPLLRFSTTGSGERERLARRLGELSALKQ, encoded by the coding sequence ATGCACAATTCAAATATATTCTCACAGAAAGAAGCCATCTATATTGATGGAAAGGACAAGACCAGTGATATCCAGTCCTATTCTTTCGTAGGCGAGAAATGTATTGTGGCATTTAAAAGCAGCAATAAAAAATATACGTACAATAAAGATAAAGTTCAGATCATCAAATCTGCTTTGCAGAGCAAAAAAGCCCAGACAACTTTCAAGTATCTAAAAGCGATTGCAGATGCCGTTGGACTTAAATCCGATGAAGGAAAAAACATTCTATCGGATAGTTACGACAGAATATCATTTATCCCTGAATATGCCATCCTATCCTATTATCTGAATGAAACGCAGCCAGCGGATTGTTTCCCTTCTTCTCCTATTGAAATATTCCCCTTCGGTTTCAACCTCAGTCAGAAAGAGGCTGTAAATAATGCCTTTGCCAACCCACTGAGTATTATTGAGGGCCCTCCGGGCACAGGTAAAACACAGACGATCCTAAATATAATCGCCAACGCTATCATGCGTGGTCAAAGTGTAGCTGTAGTGTCAAGCAATAACTCGGCAACGAAAAATGTGTATGAAAAATTGCATAAGAATGGGCTCTCCTTTATCGCTGCTTTGCTGGGAAGCAACCAGAATAAAAGAGAATTTATAGAATCGCAATCGGACATTCCTGACCTATCCAAGTTTCAGTTAAATGACAAAGTGTTCACTCAACTGAAACAACAGAATAGTGAGCTCCTGTTACAGCTCACCGAAAAACTAGCACAGAAGAACGAGCTGGCCACGCTGAAACTCCTTGTTGAAAACATAAAAACGGAACAGCAGCATTTTCTGAATGCTGTGAAATCAATAGCAGACTTTAAACTGAATAGAAACCTTTCATCAGATCGGCTACTGGCACTCTGGAATTCCGTCTCCGATCAGGAACATACTGGCAAACAGTTTAACTGGTGGAAGAAACTAATCTATCGTTTCAGGTACCGCATCAAAGATAAGGGCTTTTATACCCTATCGCGTTGGGACATGATCAGGATTGCTCAATCGGCTTATTATCGAACCAAGATTGCTGAACTGGCATCTCGTATCGGATCATTGGAAAAGGATTTACACAATTTCTCCTTTGACGCAAAGATGCGTGAGTATACGGGAATCGCGATGCGGCTTTTTAAAAATGTACTTTACAACAGGTATCAGCATAAGGATCGTCCGATATATCAGGAAGCTGATCTGCGTGGTAAGTCCACAAGTTTCATCGAAGACTACCCTGTCATCATGAGCACTACATACTCGCTGCGCAGGTGCCTGGCTGAGCATACGACCTATGACTATGTGATCATTGATGAGTCTTCGCAGGTGGATCTGGCGACAGGTGCATTGGCCTTATCATGCGCCAAACGTGCCGTTATTGTCGGTGACCTCAAGCAGCTGCCGAATGTAGTAGATGCGACAATAGCCCAAAAGACAGATGCAATCTTCCATGCATTCAAGCTGTCTGAACCTTATCATTATGCAAAAAACAGTTTACTTGCATCCATCACACAGTTATTCCCTGATGTCCATAAAACACTGCTGAAAGAACATTACCGTTGCCATCCAAAGATCATTGAATTCTGTAACCGTAAATTCTACAATGAACAGCTCATTATCCTCTCTGAGCCAACATCAGAGCGCGAACCGCTACTGGTCTACCGGACAGTGGCGGGTAACCATGCGCGGGCACGGATGAATCAGCGGCAGATCGATGTTATCCTACAGGAGATCATTCCGCTGCAGCAGCTTGCTTCGGTTGACCTGGGTATAGTGACACCTTATCGTAATCAGACAAATGCCTTGCAGGGTACATTTGCGGGTACGGAGATTATAGCTGATACGGTTGATAAATTTCAGGGTCGGGAAAATGATGTGATTATTCTTTCAACGGTCGACAATGAAATCTCCGAGTTTACAGATAATCCTAACCGGCTAAATGTGGCCATCTCCCGCGCTAAAGATCAGCTGATCCTATTGGTACATGGCAACGATGCTGAAAATGAGAGCAATATTGCAGATCTGATTCGTTACATTGAATACAATAACTTCACGATCATCCAGAGTAAGCTGCATTCGATCTTTGATTACCTATACAAAGGCTATGAGGAAAAGCGACAGAGGATCTTGTCGCAGAAGCGTATCAAATCGGTATTTGATAGTGAAAATTTAATGTATACTCTGGTGCGTTCCGTAATATCTGATGACAGGTTTTCAAAATACGATGTGCTTCTCCATTTTCCATTGCGGAGCCTGATTGACGACTATTCACTCATGACGCCTGCAGAAGCAAAATATGCAGGTCATCACATGACGCACCTTGATTTTCTGATCTACAACAAACTTGGCAAGAATCCGGTTCTGGCGATCGAAGTGGATGGTTATGCTTATCACGCCGTCGAAGGAAAACAATCGGAACGCGACGCGATGAAAGATGCCATACTGGAAAAGTACGGTCTGCCCCTACTTCGTTTTTCGACCACGGGCAGCGGTGAACGGGAAAGGTTGGCAAGGAGATTGGGTGAATTGTCTGCGCTTAAGCAATAG
- a CDS encoding sce7726 family protein — protein sequence MVGNKPNQLGDLIAHSYQILEQNYRHEYIYKNKLLNEYVLKNYSLDDTILLNEFRVGQSIADTVLVNGTNKVFEIKTELDSPERLESQLNDYYRAFTEVYLFTHVSLLNKYLRVLPSYVGVLIYTEEGEVSEYRAAVKYTACLDASYMMSSLRKPEYSRLIKELVGFLPDVTPVFYYRACLEILTELPVEEVQAMYCHILKSRIDPQTNLYLTLGDVPSFVNFSFYQAKYNKKSYLTMINNLSKNLLL from the coding sequence ATGGTTGGAAATAAACCCAACCAATTAGGCGATTTAATCGCACATTCTTATCAGATCCTTGAACAAAATTATAGGCACGAATATATCTACAAGAATAAGTTGCTCAATGAGTATGTCTTGAAAAACTATTCCTTAGATGACACCATTCTACTCAATGAGTTTCGTGTTGGTCAGTCCATTGCAGATACGGTGCTTGTCAACGGCACAAATAAGGTTTTTGAAATAAAGACCGAGCTGGATTCCCCCGAACGCTTAGAAAGTCAGTTGAACGATTATTACCGAGCTTTTACCGAGGTTTATCTATTTACGCACGTTTCCTTGCTAAACAAATATCTTCGGGTACTTCCTTCTTACGTAGGCGTATTGATCTATACAGAAGAGGGAGAGGTTTCTGAATATCGTGCTGCTGTCAAATACACAGCTTGTCTTGATGCAAGCTACATGATGTCGTCCTTGCGAAAACCTGAATATAGCCGGCTTATAAAAGAACTGGTAGGTTTTCTACCTGACGTAACACCAGTATTTTATTATCGAGCATGTCTGGAAATATTAACGGAGCTGCCAGTAGAAGAAGTCCAAGCAATGTATTGCCATATCTTAAAAAGTCGTATTGATCCACAAACCAATTTATACTTGACTCTTGGCGATGTACCTTCATTCGTTAACTTCTCTTTTTATCAGGCGAAATACAATAAAAAGTCGTATCTTACTATGATTAATAATCTAAGTAAGAACCTATTATTATAA
- a CDS encoding sce7725 family protein, which produces MYFPYLRGKQFELIALREPVGLPLNPEKIIPIIEPVKKNTSSLRTALKALSGANIRVQLVVNTEHGELKGDSESIFT; this is translated from the coding sequence ATATATTTCCCGTATCTCCGAGGTAAGCAATTTGAGTTAATTGCATTACGTGAACCTGTAGGGCTTCCATTAAACCCAGAGAAGATCATTCCTATTATTGAACCTGTAAAGAAGAATACCTCATCGCTAAGGACAGCACTTAAAGCTTTAAGCGGGGCTAATATCCGTGTACAGTTGGTGGTAAATACTGAGCATGGAGAATTAAAAGGTGACAGTGAATCCATTTTTACTTAA
- a CDS encoding DUF6705 family protein, translating to MKKTAILFMMVLITGCVFSQSKNNRNESGRHLKPAGLNKFYGTWKYEGQDEVFTIVLVKEEYFNKINGDKLDFAVGYHSYKKDGALIDGYDVGGKNTITTGSFDKKIDNENVLSFRFRETKNRVNARGTLTYVKGNPDKLVLKLILAEGGGMISIDGKGGQYKLHVPNNIELKRVK from the coding sequence ATGAAAAAAACAGCAATTTTATTTATGATGGTTTTAATCACAGGATGTGTTTTCTCCCAATCTAAGAATAATAGAAATGAATCAGGTAGACACCTAAAGCCAGCTGGGTTAAATAAATTTTATGGTACCTGGAAGTATGAGGGGCAGGATGAAGTGTTTACTATAGTTTTAGTAAAAGAAGAGTATTTTAATAAAATTAATGGTGATAAGTTAGATTTCGCAGTTGGTTACCATTCTTATAAAAAGGACGGTGCGTTGATCGATGGTTATGACGTTGGTGGTAAGAATACCATAACTACCGGATCTTTTGATAAAAAAATAGATAATGAAAATGTATTATCTTTTCGATTTAGGGAGACTAAAAATCGTGTTAATGCCCGAGGAACATTAACTTATGTCAAAGGAAATCCTGATAAACTAGTTTTAAAACTTATATTAGCGGAAGGTGGGGGAATGATAAGTATAGATGGTAAAGGTGGTCAATATAAACTTCACGTTCCGAATAATATTGAGTTGAAAAGAGTTAAATAG
- a CDS encoding RES family NAD+ phosphorylase → MHESISIGRFTLKAPLQVISLKNIEDYGPFEIQDRGFDIEEFMLVRSYLLKLEEELSKPVRKQDVNLDYLPTQYLCEYIKSLGFHAVEYRSAMKAGGCNLAVFNDTDLVCTEVKHYHVKGLKYNW, encoded by the coding sequence TTGCACGAGTCCATTAGTATCGGACGTTTTACATTAAAGGCTCCATTGCAGGTCATTTCCTTAAAAAATATTGAAGATTACGGACCATTTGAAATTCAGGATCGTGGATTTGATATTGAGGAGTTTATGTTGGTCCGATCTTATTTGTTAAAACTCGAAGAAGAGTTGTCAAAACCCGTTCGGAAGCAAGATGTAAACCTTGATTACTTGCCTACCCAATATCTTTGTGAGTATATTAAGTCATTAGGGTTTCATGCGGTAGAATATAGAAGCGCAATGAAGGCCGGAGGCTGTAACTTGGCAGTTTTTAATGATACTGACTTAGTTTGTACGGAAGTGAAACATTATCATGTGAAAGGCTTGAAATATAATTGGTAA